The Petrotoga olearia DSM 13574 genome contains the following window.
GTGTTTATCATCCGTATAAATTCTTCTGCATCTGTTTTTCTAAGGATTTTTGATGCAATTCTTGGCCCGATCTTTGAAACTTTTTTTAAACTTTCAAACACATCTCTTTCTATTTTATCTTTAAAAATATAAAGTGATGTGTTCCATTCGTTTATTTCAAGGGATGCAAAAAAATCGTATTGGTCACCTTTTTTTAAGTATCTTATAACGTTGTAGGAAGGATATGCTTCCAAAGTTAATGCTCCAATTTTGATCAGAACTTTTTCTTCCTCGAAATCTTCAATGGTAGCGTTGATTTTTCTTATCATAATTATATACCTCAATAAAAATTTCTACAATGCCACTAAATTAGTGGATATTAATTCTTTAATTTTTCCAACTAGATACAAAGAACCAGTAACAAAATAAACATCACTAGTTTCTGATAAAAGTTTATTGAAACCATCCGAAGGGTCTTTTATAAATTCAACATTTTTGGTATACTTTTTAAATTCTTCATATATTAATTCTGGATGTCTTCCCCTTTCAGTAGGGACTGATGTTACAATTATTTTGTCAAAAACTGAAGAGAAAATTTGTGACATTTTTTCGTAATCTTTATCGTCCAATATCCCAATCAAAGCAATTTTTTTCTGGGTAGGAAAGTAAAGATTGATACTTTTTTCTAATTGTTGAGCAGCGGCAAAATTGTGGGCACCATCGAAAACTATCTTTTTACCATTTATTTCTGTGTACTCAAACCTTCCTTCCCAATAAAAGTTTGCCATAGCTTCTCGTACTTTCTCGATAGATAGAACTTTTCCAAATTTTTTCATAAACGCTTCTACTGCTGCCAAGGATGTAGTAACATTTTCCATCTGAAACGTACCATTAGCACCAAAAATCAAATCTTTAATTTCATAATTGAGACTATAATAATCCAACATATTTTTGTTAATAAAATATCTATAGTTGTTAGAATGAAAATCTTTTCCATATTCAAAAATCTTCTCTGCCTTAACTTCTTTAGCTTTATCTAGAATTACTTTCTTTGGACTTTCATCTATATTTCCCAATACCAAAAAATTGTTTTTCTTTATTATACCTGCTTTCTCATAAGCTATCGTTTCAAGAGTATCTCCCAAGGTTTTGATATGGTCTTTGGATATAGAAGTTATTACTGAAATATCAGAATTAAGAATATTAGTAGCATCCAATCTTCCACCTAAACCCACTTCAATGATGCCTACATCTACTTTTTGTTTTTCAAAATACTTAAAAGCCATAGCTGTTGTTATTTCAAAAAATGAAGGTGCGTAATCTTCACCTTTTAGATCCATTTTTCTTATTTCTTCTTCAATTTCATTGTATATATCTACAAATTCTCGTTCAGAAATGTTTTCTCCATTCAACTTTACTCTCTCTGTTAATGAAACCAAATGTGGAGATATAAAAGTACCAACTCTCAATCCATTATATCTTAAAATTTGTGATAAAGCAGTGGTAACACTTCCTTTTCCGTTAGTACCTGTGA
Protein-coding sequences here:
- a CDS encoding bifunctional folylpolyglutamate synthase/dihydrofolate synthase, with product MEFTNLVDYLYQRGAANFKVKLGLERIEELTKRIGNPQNSFNSIHITGTNGKGSVTTALSQILRYNGLRVGTFISPHLVSLTERVKLNGENISEREFVDIYNEIEEEIRKMDLKGEDYAPSFFEITTAMAFKYFEKQKVDVGIIEVGLGGRLDATNILNSDISVITSISKDHIKTLGDTLETIAYEKAGIIKKNNFLVLGNIDESPKKVILDKAKEVKAEKIFEYGKDFHSNNYRYFINKNMLDYYSLNYEIKDLIFGANGTFQMENVTTSLAAVEAFMKKFGKVLSIEKVREAMANFYWEGRFEYTEINGKKIVFDGAHNFAAAQQLEKSINLYFPTQKKIALIGILDDKDYEKMSQIFSSVFDKIIVTSVPTERGRHPELIYEEFKKYTKNVEFIKDPSDGFNKLLSETSDVYFVTGSLYLVGKIKELISTNLVAL
- the ruvA gene encoding Holliday junction branch migration protein RuvA, with protein sequence MIRKINATIEDFEEEKVLIKIGALTLEAYPSYNVIRYLKKGDQYDFFASLEINEWNTSLYIFKDKIERDVFESLKKVSKIGPRIASKILRKTDAEEFIRMINTQDTMLLSNLPGIGKKTAERLISELSNSFSAYSTGVDTQPYGNNNVKEAIEALETLGFQRYEIMKVIGQLDLEDLKTEEIIKECLTKL